From Methanococcus maripaludis, the proteins below share one genomic window:
- a CDS encoding 50S ribosomal protein L37e — MTKGTPSQGKHNKGSNHIVCRRCGRRAFHVRKKVCAACGFGRSSKIKRFAWQWKKVTGKGNRVK; from the coding sequence ATGACAAAAGGAACACCATCCCAAGGTAAACACAATAAAGGTTCAAACCATATTGTATGCAGAAGATGTGGAAGAAGAGCATTCCACGTAAGAAAAAAAGTATGTGCAGCATGCGGATTTGGTAGAAGCTCAAAAATCAAAAGATTTGCATGGCAATGGAAAAAAGTGACCGGAAAAGGAAATAGAGTAAAATAA
- the minD gene encoding cell division ATPase MinD: MIITVASGKGGVGKTTTSANLAVALSKLGKKTIVIDGDISMANLGLIFDFEKKRPSIHEVLAEECSVRDAIYEHRTGAFVLPASLSIAGYKKSDLDLFPDVINEIADEYDYVIIDAPAGLNKDMAIHLAIADKILLVVTPELFSIADAMKIKESSEMAGTNVMGIVLNRTGKDFGEMGPDEIEMILEEKIVGLIPEDENIRNSTLKKMDVIEYNPRCPSSKAYTELALKVTGSYVDIGKIEEIYNESFFEKLKRSIFSKFKK; the protein is encoded by the coding sequence ATGATTATTACGGTAGCTTCTGGAAAAGGTGGAGTTGGAAAAACGACAACATCTGCAAATTTAGCGGTTGCGCTTTCCAAACTCGGCAAAAAAACTATTGTAATTGATGGGGATATCTCAATGGCCAATTTGGGGCTAATATTTGATTTTGAAAAAAAGAGACCCTCCATTCATGAAGTTCTCGCAGAAGAGTGTTCTGTAAGAGATGCAATTTACGAACATAGAACTGGTGCATTTGTACTCCCAGCAAGCCTTTCTATTGCAGGCTACAAAAAATCAGACCTCGATTTATTCCCTGATGTAATAAATGAAATTGCTGATGAATACGATTACGTAATTATTGATGCTCCAGCAGGTTTGAACAAAGACATGGCAATTCACCTTGCAATTGCAGATAAAATCCTACTTGTGGTGACTCCTGAACTTTTTTCAATTGCTGATGCGATGAAAATTAAAGAAAGCAGTGAAATGGCAGGAACCAATGTAATGGGAATTGTATTAAATAGAACTGGAAAAGATTTCGGTGAAATGGGACCTGACGAAATTGAAATGATTTTGGAAGAAAAAATTGTTGGATTGATCCCAGAAGATGAAAATATCAGAAATTCAACCCTTAAAAAAATGGATGTAATTGAATACAATCCCAGATGCCCTTCTTCAAAAGCATATACTGAACTTGCACTAAAAGTTACAGGATCATACGTTGATATTGGGAAAATTGAAGAAATTTATAATGAAAGTTTCTTTGAAAAATTAAAAAGAAGCATTTTTTCAAAATTTAAGAAATAA
- a CDS encoding uroporphyrinogen decarboxylase family protein, with the protein MEIKKDIMTSKERVAAFLEGKPLDRIVAMPIVTSNTAQLIGKSQKDFQLNSEVMTKSHIAGFEKFGYDLLYLFTNCSYLAEAMGQKLVYFENEPASCRDPVVKTPEDISKINVAEGYEANLPVYYEAIEMIQKEIGDQVNVAVCFSGPFSTASTLRGHEQFIKDTYNNPELCHELMKMATESAKNFITEVVKRGAIPIILEPLSSGSLISPRSFKQFSKPYITELVEHAHELGTIIPLHICEKTTKIIDQMSETGADVLSIDLCDLEVAKEKVSGKSVILGNVSPSDDLLFGPVERIHETCKNLIEIMDGFKPGFILSTGCETSDKVPMENIQALMDSARYYGVNEDFQNQV; encoded by the coding sequence ATGGAAATAAAAAAAGATATAATGACTTCTAAAGAAAGAGTTGCAGCATTTTTGGAAGGAAAACCTTTAGATCGAATAGTTGCGATGCCAATAGTTACTTCAAACACGGCACAGCTAATTGGTAAATCTCAAAAAGATTTCCAGTTAAATTCTGAAGTGATGACAAAATCACACATTGCAGGTTTTGAGAAATTTGGATATGATTTGCTTTATCTATTTACAAATTGTTCATATCTTGCAGAAGCAATGGGTCAGAAATTAGTTTATTTTGAAAATGAACCTGCAAGCTGTAGGGATCCCGTTGTGAAAACACCCGAAGATATTTCAAAAATAAATGTTGCAGAAGGTTACGAAGCAAACTTACCTGTATACTACGAAGCTATCGAAATGATTCAAAAAGAAATAGGGGATCAAGTAAATGTTGCAGTCTGTTTTTCAGGGCCTTTTTCAACAGCTTCAACTTTGAGAGGACACGAACAATTCATAAAAGATACATACAATAACCCCGAATTATGTCACGAATTAATGAAAATGGCAACAGAAAGTGCAAAAAACTTTATAACTGAAGTTGTAAAGCGAGGTGCAATTCCAATTATTCTTGAACCGCTTTCATCAGGAAGTCTAATAAGTCCAAGATCATTTAAACAGTTTTCAAAACCCTACATAACCGAGCTCGTTGAACACGCACACGAGTTGGGAACTATTATTCCACTGCATATCTGTGAAAAAACAACAAAAATAATAGATCAAATGTCAGAAACAGGTGCAGATGTATTGAGTATTGATCTGTGTGATCTTGAGGTTGCAAAGGAAAAAGTTTCTGGAAAATCTGTAATTCTTGGAAACGTAAGTCCTTCTGATGATCTGCTTTTTGGTCCTGTAGAAAGGATTCATGAAACATGTAAAAATTTAATCGAAATAATGGATGGATTCAAACCAGGATTTATTCTTTCAACAGGCTGTGAAACATCTGATAAAGTTCCTATGGAAAATATTCAAGCTTTGATGGATTCAGCAAGATATTATGGAGTAAATGAAGATTTTCAAAACCAAGTTTAA
- a CDS encoding hydrogenase large subunit, which translates to MYEGEIAIGPVHSTMLEPHRLRLFIEDEIVKDAELTIGVNHRGVERLMEGLPVEKACILCEKICGICSHIHLWSAARLVEIGCNIEIPERANHIRIIVEELERLHSHTLLFGHAFEILGHETMSMRCFMLREPIMQVFFEISGSRVHYSCPIIGGIRPRCNISDTQIPHILEKVSKYEEGLNKFLERMLNDPMIISRVKDVGVMDRKTAAKFHAVGPTARGSNVKSDMRKWGWVPEYDPYDFDEILFDSGDVFARLAVRFYECLESVKIIRQALDALKDTADKRIYNPNYELHEFKPINCYTEAQRGEQYYSYGLDDEGLVRQAKIRTPTATNLGAMEDIVKGYHVSDAELIIASCDPCFTCTDRLMVLKEPFKK; encoded by the coding sequence ATGTACGAAGGAGAAATTGCAATCGGGCCAGTGCACTCTACAATGCTTGAACCTCACAGGCTGAGATTATTTATTGAAGATGAGATAGTAAAAGATGCAGAACTTACAATTGGTGTAAATCATAGGGGCGTTGAACGATTAATGGAAGGCCTTCCTGTTGAAAAAGCATGTATTTTATGCGAAAAAATCTGCGGAATCTGTTCACACATTCACCTCTGGAGTGCGGCAAGGCTTGTTGAAATCGGGTGCAACATCGAAATTCCAGAACGTGCAAACCACATAAGAATTATCGTGGAAGAATTAGAGCGACTTCATTCTCATACATTACTTTTTGGACACGCTTTTGAAATATTGGGCCATGAAACAATGTCTATGAGATGTTTCATGTTAAGAGAACCAATCATGCAGGTATTTTTTGAAATTTCAGGAAGCAGGGTTCACTATTCATGCCCGATAATTGGCGGAATCAGACCAAGATGTAATATTTCAGATACTCAGATTCCACATATACTTGAAAAAGTTTCAAAATATGAGGAAGGCTTGAATAAATTTCTTGAAAGAATGTTAAATGACCCGATGATTATTTCAAGAGTAAAAGATGTTGGAGTAATGGATAGAAAAACCGCTGCAAAATTCCACGCAGTAGGGCCTACTGCAAGAGGTAGCAACGTGAAATCCGACATGAGAAAGTGGGGGTGGGTTCCAGAATATGATCCATACGACTTTGACGAAATATTATTTGACAGCGGAGATGTTTTTGCAAGGCTTGCTGTTAGGTTTTACGAGTGCCTTGAAAGTGTTAAAATTATAAGGCAGGCGCTTGATGCTTTAAAAGACACTGCAGACAAAAGAATCTACAATCCAAATTACGAATTACACGAATTTAAGCCGATAAACTGCTACACCGAAGCTCAAAGGGGAGAGCAGTACTATTCATACGGATTGGATGATGAAGGGCTTGTAAGGCAGGCAAAAATCAGGACTCCAACTGCAACAAATCTTGGTGCAATGGAAGATATTGTAAAAGGATACCACGTAAGTGATGCAGAATTAATAATTGCAAGTTGCGATCCTTGTTTTACATGTACTGATAGGTTGATGGTTTTAAAGGAACCATTTAAGAAATAG
- a CDS encoding LSm family protein → MMDTQRPLDALGKSINTNVTVYLKDGKVVKGRLKAYDLHMNVALENAKIENDEEKEFPMLVVRGDNVLYVSL, encoded by the coding sequence ATGATGGATACACAAAGACCATTAGACGCTTTAGGTAAATCAATTAACACAAACGTAACAGTTTACTTAAAAGATGGTAAAGTTGTTAAAGGAAGATTAAAAGCATACGACTTACACATGAACGTTGCTTTAGAAAATGCTAAAATTGAAAACGATGAAGAAAAAGAATTCCCAATGCTGGTTGTAAGGGGAGACAACGTACTCTACGTTTCATTATAA
- the purF gene encoding amidophosphoribosyltransferase has translation MCGIFGIYSHEKSNIVKKVYYGLYALQHRGQEGAGIAVGNGKEIGFYKGLGLVPEVFSNKELQNLYGHIGVGHVRYSTTGRNTIENCQPFVVNSSFGKIAITHNGDIVNSKELKHELEKKGHIFVSTTDSEVIAQLLVRELLKNDDIITAVTNVTQKLNGAYSLLIIYDDTLIAIRDPNGFKPLCIGKDDGAYYFSSESCALDIVDVEFERDVAPGEMVVVDQNGLNTYKLPNAKEKASSCMFEYVYFARPDSVIDGVSVYEVRRNIGKILARETPEEVDIVSPVPDSGIIFSQGYTEEAEVPYYEALIKNRYIGRTFILPTQEERDLAVRLKLNPVKYLLKDKKVMLIDDSIVRGTTSGKIMKMAKKAGAKEVHLRIGSPRIVSPCFYGIDMATTKELIANSKTDEEIAEMIGADSVAYLSIEGLVEAIGRDDLCLACLNEEYPTDVSCKFECGNCKK, from the coding sequence ATGTGTGGTATCTTTGGAATTTATTCTCATGAAAAAAGTAACATTGTAAAAAAAGTGTACTATGGTCTTTACGCACTTCAACACAGGGGGCAAGAGGGTGCTGGAATTGCTGTTGGGAACGGTAAAGAAATAGGATTCTATAAGGGATTGGGATTGGTTCCAGAAGTATTTTCAAACAAGGAATTACAAAATTTGTACGGGCACATCGGCGTTGGCCATGTAAGGTACTCTACAACCGGCAGAAATACAATTGAGAACTGTCAGCCATTTGTTGTAAACAGTTCTTTTGGAAAAATTGCAATTACCCACAATGGAGATATTGTAAATTCAAAAGAATTAAAACATGAACTCGAAAAAAAGGGACATATCTTTGTTTCTACAACAGATTCCGAAGTTATTGCTCAACTTCTGGTTCGAGAACTTTTAAAAAATGATGACATTATTACTGCAGTTACAAACGTGACGCAAAAATTAAACGGTGCTTACTCTCTTTTAATTATCTATGACGATACATTGATTGCAATAAGGGATCCAAACGGATTTAAGCCGTTATGCATTGGAAAAGATGATGGAGCATACTATTTTAGTTCTGAAAGCTGTGCTCTTGACATTGTTGATGTTGAATTTGAAAGGGACGTTGCCCCTGGAGAAATGGTTGTTGTAGACCAAAATGGACTTAACACCTACAAACTACCAAATGCAAAAGAAAAAGCATCTTCTTGTATGTTTGAATACGTTTATTTTGCAAGACCTGATTCCGTAATTGATGGGGTAAGCGTTTACGAAGTAAGAAGAAATATTGGAAAAATTTTAGCAAGGGAAACTCCTGAAGAAGTCGATATTGTATCCCCAGTTCCTGATTCAGGAATTATTTTTTCACAAGGATACACCGAAGAAGCAGAAGTTCCTTACTACGAAGCTTTAATTAAAAATAGGTATATTGGAAGAACATTTATCCTTCCAACGCAGGAAGAACGAGATCTTGCGGTAAGATTGAAGTTAAACCCTGTAAAATACCTTTTAAAAGATAAAAAGGTCATGTTGATTGACGACAGTATCGTTCGTGGAACTACATCTGGAAAAATAATGAAGATGGCTAAAAAAGCGGGTGCAAAAGAGGTTCACTTAAGAATTGGATCCCCAAGAATTGTTTCACCATGTTTTTATGGAATAGACATGGCTACAACAAAGGAATTAATTGCAAATTCAAAAACTGACGAAGAAATAGCTGAAATGATTGGCGCAGATTCTGTAGCATACTTAAGTATTGAAGGATTAGTCGAAGCAATTGGAAGAGATGACCTTTGTTTAGCATGTTTAAACGAAGAATATCCAACAGATGTTTCATGTAAATTTGAATGCGGAAATTGCAAAAAATAA
- a CDS encoding 3-isopropylmalate dehydratase large subunit produces the protein MAMTLAEKILAKASGNSEVSPGDIVMAKVETAMVHDITGPLSVNTLKKEGISKVWDNEKIVIPFDHQIPADSINAAENHILMRNFVKEQNIKHFYDIREGVCHQVLPEKGHIVPGTVVVGADSHTCTYGAFGAFATGIGSTDMAAAFATGELWFKVPETLYFNITGELKPEVMSKDVILSIIGMVGADGATYKAAQFAGNTVDNMTIASRMTMSNMAIEMGGKAGLIAPDDKTINYVKNAMEANNTAKPFELVLGDKDAEFEEKFEIDVSNLEPVMACPHNVDNVKAVREVAGTPIDQVFIGSCTNGRLEDLRAALNVIEKHGGISKDIRVVVTPASRSIMLEAIDEGLIKKFYQYGCVVTNPSCSACMGALYGLLGPGEVGIATSNRNFRGREGSLESDVYLASPITAAACAVKGEIVDPRDL, from the coding sequence ATGGCAATGACCCTAGCTGAAAAAATTTTGGCAAAAGCTTCAGGTAACTCAGAGGTTTCACCTGGAGACATCGTTATGGCTAAAGTAGAAACCGCGATGGTCCACGATATTACAGGCCCGCTTTCAGTAAATACATTAAAAAAAGAAGGTATTTCAAAAGTTTGGGACAATGAAAAGATTGTGATTCCATTCGACCACCAGATACCTGCTGATAGCATCAACGCTGCTGAAAATCATATATTAATGAGAAACTTTGTAAAAGAACAAAATATCAAACACTTCTATGATATTAGAGAAGGAGTTTGCCACCAGGTATTGCCTGAAAAAGGTCACATAGTTCCAGGAACTGTTGTAGTTGGTGCAGACAGCCACACCTGTACGTACGGTGCATTTGGTGCATTTGCAACAGGAATTGGAAGTACCGACATGGCTGCTGCATTTGCAACTGGCGAATTATGGTTTAAAGTTCCCGAAACACTTTACTTTAATATCACGGGAGAATTAAAACCAGAAGTAATGTCAAAAGATGTAATTTTGAGCATTATTGGAATGGTTGGAGCTGATGGTGCGACATACAAAGCTGCACAGTTTGCCGGAAACACAGTGGATAACATGACTATTGCATCAAGAATGACAATGTCAAACATGGCTATCGAAATGGGCGGAAAAGCAGGATTGATTGCTCCTGACGACAAAACAATTAATTATGTAAAAAATGCAATGGAAGCTAACAACACCGCAAAACCATTCGAATTAGTTCTTGGAGATAAAGATGCAGAATTTGAAGAAAAATTCGAAATCGATGTAAGCAACCTTGAACCCGTTATGGCATGCCCGCACAACGTGGACAATGTAAAAGCAGTAAGAGAAGTTGCAGGAACTCCAATTGATCAAGTATTTATTGGTTCATGTACAAACGGAAGACTTGAAGATTTGAGAGCTGCTTTAAACGTCATTGAAAAACACGGCGGAATTTCAAAAGATATCAGAGTCGTTGTAACCCCTGCATCAAGAAGCATTATGCTTGAAGCTATTGATGAAGGATTAATTAAAAAATTCTACCAGTACGGCTGTGTTGTAACAAATCCATCATGTTCTGCATGTATGGGTGCATTATACGGACTCTTAGGCCCTGGAGAAGTTGGAATTGCAACATCAAACAGAAACTTCAGAGGAAGAGAAGGTTCGTTAGAATCAGACGTATACCTTGCATCACCAATTACTGCTGCAGCATGTGCTGTTAAAGGAGAAATTGTTGATCCAAGAGATCTCTAA
- a CDS encoding CBS domain-containing protein, whose translation MIVKEVMNENFLNVSPSDIVGGVVQSLYKNKKSYAPVIEDGELVGWVTALDLLTGCKHVKVEEAMLFLDEIKTINPNDELSDELISEIIENEVFAYPVVENDKIVGTLSSFDILKKLTSK comes from the coding sequence ATGATTGTAAAAGAAGTCATGAACGAAAATTTTTTAAACGTTTCTCCAAGCGATATTGTAGGGGGAGTAGTTCAGTCGTTATATAAAAATAAAAAAAGCTATGCACCTGTAATTGAAGATGGGGAACTTGTTGGATGGGTTACTGCACTAGATTTACTCACGGGGTGCAAACACGTTAAAGTGGAAGAAGCAATGTTATTTTTAGATGAAATTAAAACGATAAATCCGAACGATGAATTATCTGACGAATTAATTTCTGAAATAATAGAAAATGAAGTTTTTGCGTATCCTGTTGTTGAAAATGATAAAATTGTTGGAACTTTGAGTTCTTTTGATATTTTGAAAAAATTAACCTCCAAATAA